The Desmonostoc muscorum LEGE 12446 genome includes a region encoding these proteins:
- a CDS encoding GNAT family N-acetyltransferase, which translates to MMIRHAIETDLPTIVAIYNAAIPSRMATADLEAVSVESRLAWFRGRSPSHRPLWVIEVEGVIAGWLSFQSFYGRPAYSTTGEISIYIAPAFHRRGLGKQLLAQAIQQSSSLGLKTLVCFIFAHNQPSLKLFQTFGFQQWGYLPKVAELDGVERDLVIMGLRTNQPVT; encoded by the coding sequence ATGATGATTCGCCATGCGATTGAAACCGACTTACCCACAATTGTGGCAATTTACAATGCGGCAATTCCTAGCCGCATGGCAACAGCTGATTTAGAGGCGGTATCTGTGGAAAGTCGGCTTGCTTGGTTCAGGGGGCGATCGCCTTCACATCGTCCACTCTGGGTAATCGAAGTAGAAGGAGTAATAGCTGGGTGGCTGAGTTTCCAATCCTTTTATGGGCGACCTGCTTATAGTACAACTGGTGAAATTAGTATTTACATAGCGCCTGCCTTTCATCGGCGTGGTTTAGGAAAGCAACTTTTAGCGCAAGCAATTCAACAAAGTTCTAGTTTGGGTTTAAAAACTCTAGTGTGCTTCATTTTTGCCCACAATCAACCCAGTTTAAAGTTATTTCAAACATTTGGGTTTCAACAATGGGGATATTTGCCTAAAGTTGCAGAACTTGACGGTGTTGAACGAGACTTAGTTATTATGGGACTCCGAACTAATCAACCTGTTACTTAA
- a CDS encoding DUF3122 domain-containing protein, with protein MKRKLQQYFWHCVLVVLLALTVCGWCVDSAQALLRQHHDSPNVLRYHSQVSIKDEFGYAWQVLLFKQNYNNPVKDLRLRLVAFPGVVEVAHPQPLLIETAGGKLLSASDAYALTAPAPNVGEYNFTNVLAKLPTTDALKLYVPISSRQPLVLNIPKTVVTEWQWLVTEID; from the coding sequence ATGAAGCGAAAATTGCAACAATATTTTTGGCATTGTGTCCTAGTAGTCCTTCTAGCATTAACTGTATGTGGATGGTGTGTCGATTCAGCACAAGCGCTGCTGCGTCAACATCATGACTCGCCTAATGTATTACGGTACCATTCGCAAGTATCTATCAAAGATGAATTTGGATATGCTTGGCAAGTGCTACTGTTCAAACAAAATTACAACAATCCAGTCAAAGACTTACGGTTGCGCTTAGTTGCTTTTCCTGGTGTTGTTGAAGTTGCTCACCCCCAACCATTGTTAATTGAGACAGCAGGGGGAAAATTGTTGAGTGCATCGGATGCATACGCCCTAACTGCACCCGCACCGAATGTAGGCGAATACAACTTCACGAATGTCTTAGCTAAATTGCCAACAACCGATGCACTCAAACTTTATGTGCCAATCTCTAGTAGACAGCCATTAGTTCTCAATATACCTAAGACTGTAGTCACCGAGTGGCAATGGCTGGTGACAGAGATTGATTGA
- a CDS encoding ABC transporter permease, translating to MLIQLEPRSVPSKIWQVLSPLVALLATVILGFVLFGLLGKPPVAALQTLLISPLTSFYGLSELTVKAAPILLIAVGLSVCFQGKVWNIGAEGQFTIGAICGSAVALGFPSINNYSLLLLSLIAGVLGGAIWASISAFLKVRFHANEILTTLMLNYIAISVLNYLVHGVLKDPQGFNFPESAPFGEFASLQPLIAGTRLHLGVILGVVAAVLIWGVLRQTFFGFSVRVIGSSAKAAVYAGIESDRIIWLTLLISGGLAGLAGVCEVLGPIGQLRPSISPGYGYTAIIAAFIGRLNPLGIILSSLLIALLYVGSELVQIKLGLPLALAGMFQGILFFFLLATDILIYNQVRIK from the coding sequence ATGCTCATTCAACTTGAACCCCGTAGTGTCCCGTCAAAAATATGGCAAGTGTTATCACCTCTGGTTGCACTACTGGCAACGGTGATTTTAGGATTTGTATTATTTGGTTTATTGGGTAAGCCCCCTGTTGCTGCTTTACAAACTTTATTAATTTCGCCCTTAACTAGCTTTTATGGATTGTCAGAATTAACTGTCAAAGCAGCACCAATTTTATTAATTGCTGTTGGTTTATCGGTGTGTTTTCAAGGTAAGGTGTGGAATATTGGTGCAGAAGGACAGTTTACTATTGGTGCGATTTGTGGTAGTGCTGTAGCTTTAGGATTTCCTAGCATTAATAATTATAGTTTATTGCTACTGAGTTTGATAGCTGGTGTGTTGGGTGGTGCAATTTGGGCAAGTATTTCTGCTTTTTTGAAGGTGCGATTTCATGCTAATGAAATTTTGACGACTTTGATGTTAAATTATATAGCAATTTCTGTTTTAAACTATTTAGTACATGGGGTATTAAAAGACCCCCAAGGATTTAACTTTCCTGAATCTGCACCCTTTGGGGAATTTGCTAGCTTACAACCATTAATTGCTGGTACAAGGTTGCATTTGGGTGTAATTTTAGGAGTTGTGGCAGCAGTGTTAATTTGGGGAGTATTGCGACAAACATTTTTTGGTTTTAGTGTGCGGGTAATTGGTTCTAGCGCTAAGGCTGCGGTATATGCTGGAATAGAGAGCGATCGCATTATTTGGCTAACTCTTTTAATTAGCGGTGGATTAGCAGGTTTAGCTGGTGTGTGCGAAGTTCTAGGCCCCATTGGTCAACTACGCCCTAGCATTTCTCCTGGCTATGGTTATACTGCCATCATTGCCGCTTTTATCGGTCGATTAAATCCATTGGGTATTATTTTATCCAGTTTACTCATAGCACTTTTGTATGTAGGCAGCGAATTAGTACAGATTAAATTGGGACTTCCTTTAGCTTTAGCTGGAATGTTTCAAGGTATTTTATTCTTTTTTCTTTTAGCAACAGATATATTAATTTACAACCAAGTAAGAATTAAATGA
- a CDS encoding type II toxin-antitoxin system HicA family toxin, producing MSQQDKILGKILSGTSDTDIPFAQLWQLLYKLGFDERIRGDHRIFVKDGVEEILNLQHKRGKAKSYQVKQVRAVIIKYQLGSKNEISL from the coding sequence GTGAGTCAGCAAGACAAAATCTTAGGAAAAATCCTCTCTGGGACTTCTGATACAGACATCCCTTTTGCCCAATTGTGGCAACTCTTATACAAACTAGGCTTTGATGAACGGATTCGTGGCGATCATCGTATTTTTGTCAAAGATGGTGTTGAGGAAATATTAAATTTACAACACAAAAGAGGAAAAGCCAAAAGCTATCAAGTTAAACAAGTTCGTGCAGTAATTATTAAGTATCAGCTAGGAAGTAAAAATGAGATTTCGCTATGA
- a CDS encoding type II toxin-antitoxin system HicB family antitoxin, whose translation MRFRYEIILYWSRENEAFIAEVPELPGCAADGETYQEALYNVEIVMQEWIETAKDLGRPIPEPKPR comes from the coding sequence ATGAGATTTCGCTATGAAATTATTCTCTACTGGAGTAGGGAAAATGAAGCTTTTATTGCCGAAGTACCAGAATTACCAGGGTGTGCTGCTGATGGCGAGACTTATCAAGAAGCTCTGTATAATGTAGAAATCGTAATGCAAGAGTGGATAGAAACAGCTAAGGATTTAGGGCGTCCAATTCCTGAACCTAAACCGCGTTAG